A DNA window from Euleptes europaea isolate rEulEur1 chromosome 20, rEulEur1.hap1, whole genome shotgun sequence contains the following coding sequences:
- the RPP25 gene encoding ribonuclease P protein subunit p25 produces MENFRKVRTSEEESPLPFSGLPPDVVEMKVKEGSKIRNLMGFAAARMGLEATRQIVFSGCGRAVTKTVTCVEILKRKVGGLHQVTKVRYRTVREVWESRDPQAPHLTVHKNVPSICILLSKDPLDPHQMGYQPPGPPGGLWVEEGDVQEERSRFPPSGVKRKLASPPPGEGEEQKAKKPPSQVQDPQEDLGTVAGC; encoded by the coding sequence ATGGAGAACTTCAGGAAGGTGAGGACCTCCGAGGAGGAGAGCCCCTTGCCCTTCTCCGGCTTGCCCCCCGACGTGGTGGAGATGAAGGTGAAGGAAGGGAGCAAGATCCGGAACCTCATGGGCTTCGCCGCCGCCCGCATGGGGCTGGAGGCCACCCGCCAGATCGTCTTCAGCGGCTGCGGCCGGGCGGTCACCAAGACCGTCACCTGCGTGGAGATCCTGAAGAGGAAGGTGGGCGGGCTCCACCAGGTCACCAAGGTGAGGTACAGGACCGTCCGGGAGGTCTGGGAGAGCCGGGACCCCCAGGCCCCTCACCTCACCGTCCACAAGAACGTGCCCTCCATCTGCATCCTCCTCTCCAAGGACCCGCTGGACCCCCACCAGATGGGCTACCAGCCCCCTGGCCCTCCGGGGGGCCTGTGGGTGGAGGAGGGGGACGTGCAGGAGGAGAGGTCCAGATTTCCCCCCAGTGGGGtcaagagaaagttggcatcgcCCCCGCCCGGAGAGGGCGAGGAGCAGAAGGCCAAGAAGCCGCCGTCACAGGTACAGGACCCTCAGGAGGACTTGGGGACTGTGGCGGGTTGTTGA